Proteins encoded in a region of the Niveispirillum cyanobacteriorum genome:
- a CDS encoding SDR family NAD(P)-dependent oxidoreductase, which translates to MTPPHAVLITGGAHYLGAAMALACAGAGMDVAIHYCTEGPDVAETLEAIRARGVGATAVAADLSDPAQVSGIVADAAKALGRPLTALVNSASIFEWDDITTLTAERILAHYLPNAVAPALLAQSLLAQLPNGVTGAIVNILDQDMANQHGDRMSYTLSRYALAGLGDMLARAGAPRLRVNAIAPGFIPAVCEEVRLGVDPLGKACIHLLESPVITGQTIHLDAGLRFAGLGRDISF; encoded by the coding sequence ATGACCCCTCCGCATGCCGTTCTGATCACCGGGGGCGCGCACTATCTGGGGGCAGCCATGGCATTGGCCTGCGCAGGTGCCGGTATGGATGTGGCGATCCATTACTGCACCGAAGGGCCAGACGTCGCCGAGACACTGGAGGCCATACGGGCAAGAGGCGTGGGCGCCACCGCCGTCGCCGCCGATCTGAGCGATCCGGCACAGGTGTCGGGCATAGTGGCCGATGCAGCAAAGGCATTGGGGCGGCCCCTGACCGCCCTGGTCAACAGCGCCTCCATCTTTGAATGGGATGACATCACGACCTTGACGGCGGAACGGATACTGGCCCATTACCTGCCCAACGCCGTGGCCCCGGCTCTGCTTGCACAGTCCCTGCTGGCGCAACTGCCCAATGGTGTGACGGGCGCCATCGTTAATATCCTGGATCAGGATATGGCCAACCAGCACGGCGACCGGATGAGCTACACGCTCTCCCGATATGCGCTTGCAGGGCTGGGGGATATGCTGGCACGGGCCGGCGCGCCGCGCCTGCGCGTGAATGCCATCGCTCCCGGTTTCATTCCGGCTGTTTGCGAAGAAGTGCGGCTGGGTGTGGACCCTCTCGGCAAGGCCTGCATTCATCTGCTGGAAAGCCCGGTGATAACGGGACAGACGATCCATCTTGATGCTGGCCTGCGATTTGCCGGTTTGGGCCGGGATATCAGTTTCTAG
- the plsX gene encoding phosphate acyltransferase PlsX has protein sequence MTTRLRIALDAMGGDHAPDMVVAGADLARERCPNVDFLFVGDETRINALLERHPALKLISTVKHTPDFVAMDAKPSVALRAGRNSSMRLAIDAVAAGDAACVVSAGNTGALMAIAKFVLKTLPGIDRPAIASILPTQRGELVMLDLGANLECDADNLLQFAVMGTVFSRTVLGLLNPTIGLLNVGSEEQKGHEQIREAAAALRATPLAPYFHGFIEGNDLALGTVDVVVTDGFTGNVALKTAEGTAKLYAEFLKRTFKSSLLAKLGYVLASGAFNKLRQRMDPRRYNGAMFLGLRGICVKSHGGTDAVGFSNAIAVAANMANHGFNEKIRDQLAVLQAALNAAAATDPVKDVGATGSETAVQ, from the coding sequence GTGACAACGCGCCTGCGCATCGCCTTGGACGCCATGGGTGGCGACCATGCTCCTGACATGGTCGTCGCCGGCGCCGACCTTGCCCGTGAGCGTTGCCCAAACGTCGATTTCCTCTTCGTCGGTGACGAAACGCGCATCAACGCCCTGCTAGAGCGCCATCCGGCCTTGAAGCTCATTTCCACGGTCAAGCATACGCCTGACTTTGTGGCGATGGACGCAAAGCCGTCGGTGGCGCTTCGTGCTGGGCGCAATTCCAGCATGCGGTTGGCCATTGATGCCGTCGCAGCAGGTGATGCCGCGTGTGTGGTCTCCGCCGGGAACACCGGCGCGCTGATGGCCATTGCCAAGTTCGTGCTGAAGACCCTGCCGGGCATCGACCGGCCGGCCATTGCCTCCATCCTGCCGACACAGCGGGGGGAGTTGGTCATGCTCGATCTGGGTGCAAACTTGGAATGCGATGCTGACAATCTGTTGCAGTTCGCCGTGATGGGTACGGTGTTCAGCCGGACCGTTCTTGGCCTGCTGAACCCGACCATCGGCCTGCTGAATGTCGGGTCGGAGGAACAGAAAGGGCATGAGCAGATTCGTGAGGCTGCAGCAGCCCTGCGCGCCACGCCGCTCGCCCCTTACTTCCACGGCTTCATTGAAGGCAACGATCTGGCGCTGGGCACGGTCGATGTCGTGGTGACTGACGGCTTCACGGGCAATGTCGCCCTGAAGACGGCGGAAGGCACGGCAAAGCTTTATGCCGAATTCTTGAAGCGGACCTTCAAATCATCTCTCCTGGCGAAGCTGGGTTATGTCCTGGCGTCGGGCGCTTTCAACAAGCTGCGTCAGCGCATGGACCCGCGCCGCTATAATGGTGCGATGTTCCTTGGGCTGCGCGGCATCTGCGTGAAAAGCCATGGCGGCACGGACGCCGTTGGCTTCTCCAACGCCATCGCCGTGGCTGCCAATATGGCCAATCACGGTTTCAACGAGAAGATCCGCGACCAGTTGGCGGTGCTGCAGGCAGCATTGAATGCTGCGGCGGCTACCGACCCGGTCAAGGACGTGGGCGCAACGGGTAGCGAAACGGCGGTGCAGTAA
- a CDS encoding ABC transporter permease encodes MNGGWARRLLPPLVGVLFLLGWEAAVSAWDIPPFVLPPPTAVAHALWNDAPLLLQSSWITLIITIQAFLLALTSGVALAVLFKQSRTLEAALYPYAVILQVTPIVAIAPLVVIWVGYERVNLSLLILAWIVAFFPVLSNSTAGLAAIDPNLRDLFRLYGASRWQMLWRLQLPSALPYILAGAKISGGLALIGAVVAEFVAGSGTATGLAWRVIEAGNRLNMPRLFAALVLLSILGILIFALLSWVQRLLLRRWHPGGTG; translated from the coding sequence ATGAATGGGGGCTGGGCACGGCGCCTTTTGCCGCCGCTGGTGGGAGTGTTGTTTCTCCTGGGCTGGGAAGCCGCAGTCAGCGCCTGGGACATTCCGCCCTTCGTTCTGCCGCCGCCGACCGCTGTGGCCCATGCGCTATGGAACGATGCACCGTTACTGCTGCAATCCAGCTGGATTACGCTGATCATCACGATTCAGGCATTCCTGCTGGCCCTGACCAGCGGAGTGGCGCTGGCGGTACTGTTCAAACAGTCCCGCACCCTGGAGGCCGCATTATACCCCTATGCCGTAATCCTTCAGGTCACGCCCATCGTTGCCATCGCACCCCTGGTCGTCATCTGGGTCGGGTATGAGCGGGTGAACTTGTCGCTGCTGATCCTCGCCTGGATCGTGGCTTTCTTTCCCGTCCTCTCGAACAGCACGGCAGGGCTGGCTGCTATCGATCCCAACCTACGTGACCTGTTCCGGCTGTACGGGGCCAGCCGCTGGCAGATGCTGTGGCGGCTGCAGCTTCCATCGGCACTGCCCTATATCCTGGCTGGGGCCAAGATTTCAGGCGGTCTGGCCCTGATCGGGGCGGTGGTGGCGGAGTTTGTGGCCGGGTCGGGTACGGCGACGGGGCTGGCCTGGCGGGTGATCGAGGCAGGTAACCGGCTGAACATGCCGCGCCTGTTTGCGGCCCTGGTCCTGCTTTCCATTCTGGGTATCCTGATCTTTGCCCTGCTAAGCTGGGTACAACGCCTGCTGCTCCGCCGCTGGCACCCTGGCGGTACGGGTTAG
- a CDS encoding ubiquinol-cytochrome C chaperone family protein, producing MFSRLFQRPRRERTIAALYGAIVAQSRLPIFFSERGVPDTLEGRFESVCLHAWLVMRRLAMGGKATAEFNQALFDFMFADLDFNLRELGAGDMKVGDKVKDLASHYYGRVGAYDAGIAAKDDPSVLESALDRNLYGSTLPAPAHVKVMADYTRRQLAHLESFPIERLLAGEVEFAST from the coding sequence TTGTTCAGCCGCCTGTTCCAACGCCCCCGGCGTGAACGCACCATTGCCGCCCTCTATGGCGCCATTGTGGCCCAGTCGCGCCTGCCCATATTCTTTAGCGAGCGGGGCGTGCCCGATACGCTGGAGGGACGGTTCGAATCCGTATGCTTGCATGCCTGGCTGGTCATGCGCCGGCTGGCCATGGGCGGCAAGGCGACGGCGGAGTTCAATCAGGCGCTCTTCGATTTCATGTTCGCCGATCTGGATTTCAACCTGCGTGAACTGGGCGCGGGTGACATGAAGGTGGGTGACAAGGTCAAGGATCTAGCCAGCCATTATTATGGTCGCGTCGGCGCCTATGACGCGGGAATCGCGGCCAAGGACGACCCGTCAGTGCTGGAATCGGCGCTGGACCGCAACCTTTATGGCTCTACCCTGCCTGCCCCCGCCCATGTAAAGGTCATGGCCGACTATACTCGCCGGCAATTGGCCCATCTGGAAAGCTTCCCCATTGAGAGGCTGCTGGCGGGTGAGGTGGAGTTCGCCTCGACCTGA
- a CDS encoding outer membrane protein assembly factor BamE: protein MRKTQATALLTFGLLGLALTGCSPIIAQRGNLVEDTRLAQIQTGQTTREQVQYVLGTPTSTGVVDGSTWYYIGRRTEQTAFLDPEVTAQRIIRVRFDEGGTVQEIKELDGAAEAAYVEPVARVTPTVGHDLNFFEQLLGNLSKPSRKKKDDKKKKK from the coding sequence ATGCGCAAGACCCAAGCTACCGCCCTGTTGACCTTCGGCCTTCTTGGCCTTGCTCTCACCGGCTGCAGCCCCATCATCGCCCAGCGCGGCAATCTGGTGGAAGATACCCGTCTGGCCCAGATCCAAACCGGTCAGACGACGCGCGAACAGGTCCAGTATGTGCTGGGCACGCCGACCTCCACCGGTGTCGTGGACGGCTCCACCTGGTACTATATCGGTCGCCGCACCGAACAGACCGCCTTCCTGGACCCGGAGGTCACGGCCCAGCGCATCATCCGTGTCCGCTTCGACGAAGGCGGGACGGTGCAGGAAATCAAGGAATTGGATGGCGCCGCAGAGGCAGCCTATGTCGAACCCGTCGCCCGCGTCACCCCGACCGTGGGCCACGACCTTAACTTCTTTGAACAGCTGCTGGGCAACCTGTCCAAGCCATCCCGCAAAAAGAAGGATGACAAGAAAAAGAAGAAGTAA
- a CDS encoding ABC transporter ATP-binding protein — MTGDLFQLSGMSLTYPNGTCALDSVDLSVAEGEFVSLLGPSGCGKSTILRLVAGLMEPTGGQLNWLRPVARGDIGFVFQESTLMPWARIIDNVRLPLDLAGVPKGEGNDRAADGLVRVGLGDFQKAFPAELSGGMKMRASLARALVTNPRLLLLDEPFAALDEITRLKLNDDLLSLWEAQRFTALFVTHSVFESVYLSGRIVIVGPRPGRVVAEVPVPLPFPRGLSVRTGTDYGAICRDVSDRLHAAIGLAA; from the coding sequence GTGACGGGTGATCTGTTCCAACTTTCCGGCATGTCGCTGACTTACCCCAATGGCACCTGCGCCCTGGACAGCGTTGATCTCTCGGTGGCAGAGGGGGAGTTTGTTTCGCTGCTGGGACCCAGCGGATGCGGCAAAAGTACTATCCTGCGTCTGGTCGCCGGGCTGATGGAACCCACGGGCGGGCAGCTGAACTGGCTGAGACCGGTGGCGCGGGGGGATATCGGGTTTGTATTTCAGGAATCGACCCTGATGCCCTGGGCACGCATCATTGACAATGTCCGCCTGCCGCTGGATCTGGCCGGCGTACCGAAGGGTGAGGGGAATGATCGGGCCGCCGACGGTCTGGTCCGCGTCGGCCTGGGCGATTTTCAGAAGGCCTTTCCCGCCGAGCTGTCGGGCGGCATGAAAATGCGGGCATCGCTGGCCCGCGCCTTGGTTACCAACCCACGCCTGCTGCTGCTGGATGAGCCGTTCGCCGCACTGGATGAGATCACGCGGCTGAAACTGAACGATGATCTGCTGTCGCTCTGGGAAGCGCAGCGCTTTACAGCACTGTTCGTAACGCATTCCGTGTTTGAAAGCGTCTATCTGTCGGGCCGTATCGTCATCGTCGGTCCCCGGCCTGGGCGTGTCGTGGCAGAGGTGCCGGTACCGCTTCCCTTTCCACGCGGTCTGTCGGTACGTACGGGCACCGACTACGGCGCTATCTGCCGTGATGTCTCCGACCGGCTGCATGCGGCAATTGGGTTGGCTGCATGA
- a CDS encoding YceD family protein, whose protein sequence is MTTPLPELSRIIIADKVTTAGGFEVVTASEVECAALAQRFDLVSLSGLKAKMRLRRVRSEFVKVTGEVEADVVQRCVVTLEPVPAHVKEEFSALFAPDHLIPKEEEDGESDHFQYLGSDEDFPEAMPGGRIDIGELVAQNLSLALEPYPRKEGVEFTPILEDVGPDTLSLTEDTPPEPPRQNPFAALSRLKKPS, encoded by the coding sequence ATGACCACCCCCCTGCCCGAACTGTCCCGCATCATCATCGCCGACAAGGTGACGACCGCAGGCGGGTTTGAGGTCGTGACGGCCAGCGAGGTTGAATGCGCTGCGCTGGCCCAACGATTCGATCTGGTCTCCCTCTCTGGCCTTAAGGCTAAAATGCGCCTGCGCCGCGTGCGGTCGGAGTTCGTGAAGGTGACGGGCGAGGTGGAGGCCGATGTGGTGCAACGCTGCGTCGTTACGCTGGAACCCGTGCCTGCACACGTTAAGGAGGAGTTCTCCGCCCTCTTCGCCCCCGACCACCTGATCCCTAAGGAGGAAGAGGACGGCGAGAGTGATCATTTCCAGTATCTAGGCAGTGACGAGGACTTCCCCGAAGCGATGCCGGGTGGCCGGATCGATATTGGCGAGTTGGTAGCACAGAACCTGTCGCTGGCGCTGGAGCCCTATCCACGCAAGGAAGGGGTCGAATTCACCCCGATTCTGGAGGATGTGGGCCCCGATACTCTGTCGCTGACCGAGGACACCCCCCCGGAACCGCCCCGCCAGAACCCTTTTGCGGCCCTGTCCCGCTTAAAGAAGCCCTCTTGA
- the rpmF gene encoding 50S ribosomal protein L32: MAVPKKKTSKSKRNMRRSHDGLTAAAYNECGNCGELKRPHHVCGSCGHYDSREVTVTAPAAA, from the coding sequence ATGGCCGTTCCTAAGAAGAAGACCTCCAAGTCGAAGCGCAACATGCGCCGTTCGCACGATGGCTTGACCGCCGCCGCCTACAACGAATGCGGCAATTGCGGCGAGCTGAAGCGCCCGCACCACGTCTGCGGCTCCTGCGGCCACTATGACAGCCGCGAAGTGACCGTGACCGCCCCGGCTGCTGCCTGA
- a CDS encoding glutamine synthetase family protein, translated as MSTLEEFIRSRRITEVECLVPDMAGIARGKIVPAEKFLRILRDRGLRLPESIFIQTVTGEYPEDEDVTSVENWDVYMTPDPATVRVVPWYNEPTAQVICDCFYADGTTVDISPRSVLKRVLALYEARGWKPIVAPELEFFLVAVNKDPDYPLVPPVGRSGRQESGRQAYGIDAVNEFDPIFEDVYDFCEKQEIDVDTMSHEAGAAQIEINFNHGEALELADQVFLFKRTVREAAIRHQVYATFMAKPMQNEPGSAMHVHQSLVDAKTGVNLFANADGSDTPLFMSFIAGLQKYLPYAMPLLAPNVNSYRRLVQGSDAPINVHWGRDNRTTGFRVPVSPPEARRVENRVAGADANPYLALAASLACGYIGMTHELEPSDPVKGSAHRLAFSLPRHQGDALNKFNSCKPLKEVLGERFISAVSYVKQAEYDAYQRVISSWERENLLLNV; from the coding sequence ATGAGTACATTGGAAGAATTCATCCGTTCGCGGCGGATCACCGAAGTTGAGTGTCTGGTGCCGGATATGGCCGGCATCGCTCGTGGCAAGATCGTGCCCGCCGAAAAGTTCCTGCGCATTCTGCGGGACCGGGGCCTGCGACTGCCCGAGTCCATTTTCATTCAGACCGTTACGGGCGAATACCCGGAAGACGAGGATGTGACGAGCGTGGAGAACTGGGACGTCTATATGACGCCCGATCCCGCCACCGTCCGCGTCGTGCCCTGGTACAATGAACCTACCGCCCAGGTCATCTGTGACTGTTTTTATGCCGACGGAACGACCGTCGACATCTCCCCGCGCTCCGTGCTGAAGCGTGTGCTAGCCCTGTATGAGGCGCGCGGCTGGAAGCCCATTGTGGCACCCGAACTGGAATTCTTCCTGGTCGCGGTCAACAAGGACCCGGACTACCCGCTGGTCCCCCCCGTCGGTCGTTCAGGCCGGCAGGAAAGCGGGCGTCAGGCCTATGGCATCGACGCCGTCAACGAATTCGATCCGATCTTTGAGGATGTCTATGATTTCTGCGAGAAGCAGGAAATCGACGTGGATACGATGAGCCACGAGGCCGGCGCCGCCCAGATCGAAATTAACTTCAACCATGGCGAGGCGCTGGAACTGGCCGATCAGGTTTTCCTGTTCAAGCGCACGGTGCGCGAGGCGGCGATCCGGCATCAGGTCTATGCGACCTTCATGGCCAAACCCATGCAGAATGAGCCGGGCAGCGCCATGCATGTCCACCAGTCACTGGTGGATGCCAAGACGGGCGTGAACCTGTTCGCCAATGCGGACGGGTCCGACACGCCGCTGTTCATGAGCTTCATCGCCGGTTTGCAGAAGTACCTGCCCTATGCGATGCCGCTTCTGGCGCCGAATGTGAACTCCTACCGCCGTCTGGTGCAGGGGTCGGACGCGCCGATCAATGTGCATTGGGGCCGCGACAACCGCACCACCGGCTTCCGCGTGCCGGTAAGCCCGCCGGAAGCGCGGCGTGTGGAGAACCGTGTGGCCGGCGCCGACGCCAATCCGTATCTGGCGCTCGCCGCCTCGCTGGCCTGCGGCTATATCGGCATGACGCATGAGTTGGAGCCGTCCGATCCGGTCAAGGGTTCGGCCCATCGGCTGGCCTTCTCCCTGCCCCGCCACCAGGGCGATGCCCTGAACAAGTTCAACAGCTGCAAGCCGTTGAAGGAAGTTTTGGGCGAACGCTTTATCTCCGCCGTCAGCTATGTGAAACAGGCCGAGTATGACGCCTATCAGCGTGTGATCAGCAGCTGGGAGCGTGAGAACCTGTTGTTGAACGTGTAA